The DNA sequence CGAAGCCGCTGAGACCATCGGTGTGGGCCTGCAGGCATTCTGCATCCCCGGTTCTGTAGCCGAGCAGCGCAAGGTGGGTCTGGGCCACGGTAATCTGGGAGCCATGCTCCTGCGGGAAGAGACCAACTGCTTCTGCTTCCTGGCCGGGCATGAATCCTTTGCCGCCGCCGAAGGCGCCATCGGTATTGCAAGAACCGCCAACAAGGCTCGGAAAGCCCCCCTGCGGGTTATCCTCAACGGCCTTGGCAAGGATGCCGCTTATATCATCAGCCGCATCAACGGCTTCACCTATGTGGAGACCGAATATGATTTCGCCACCGATGAGCTGAAGGTTGTCCGTGAGGTTGCCTTCTCTAAGGGCGAAAAAGCCGCTGTTCGCGTGTTCGGCGCCAACGATGTGCTTGAGGGCGTGGCCATCATGAAGATGGAGAAGGTTGATGTTTCCATCACTGGTAACTCCACCAACCCCACCCGGTTCCAGCATCTGGTAGCCGGTACTTATAAGAAACTTTCTTGGGAAAATGGCTTCCCTTATTTCTCCGTTGCTT is a window from the Oscillospiraceae bacterium MB08-C2-2 genome containing:
- a CDS encoding GGGtGRT protein, whose product is MAKFEGQARRMPKIEGCLKEYGFSSLEQAKELCLEKGIDVEAIVKGVQPIAFDNAVWAYTLGTAIALKKGNTKAAEAAETIGVGLQAFCIPGSVAEQRKVGLGHGNLGAMLLREETNCFCFLAGHESFAAAEGAIGIARTANKARKAPLRVILNGLGKDAAYIISRINGFTYVETEYDFATDELKVVREVAFSKGEKAAVRVFGANDVLEGVAIMKMEKVDVSITGNSTNPTRFQHLVAGTYKKLSWENGFPYFSVASGGGTGRTLHPDNMGAGPASYGLTDSMGRMHGDAQFAGSSSVPAHVEMMGLIGMGNNPMVGATVACAVAVEESAR